One genomic segment of Cydia splendana chromosome 5, ilCydSple1.2, whole genome shotgun sequence includes these proteins:
- the LOC134791122 gene encoding actin-related protein 2/3 complex subunit 5-B: MAKNTSSSAFRKIDIDQYNEDNFKEDEAEQAMPAGPDEGEVSALLNQGKYNEALKTVLDNAPLGSSNQQVKDNALTLTLKVLLAIKSAQIEDAVANLSQDDIDILMKYIYRGFEYPSEGSSGHLLLWHEKVYNVGGTGSIVRVLSDRMRV; this comes from the exons ATGGCTAAAAATACCTCCAGTTCAGCTTTCCGAAAAATAGACATTGATCAATACAATGAAGATAACTTCAAAGAGGATGAAGCCGAGCAAGCTATGCCCGCTGGCCCCGACGAGGGGGAAGTCTCTGCATTATTGAATCA AGGAAAATACAATGAAGCACTCAAAACAGTTTTGGACAATGCACCATTAGGGTCTTCCAATCAACAAGTAAAG GACAATGCCCTTACACTCACATTAAAAGTGTTGCTCGCCATTAAATCTGCACAAATTGAAGATGCCGTAGCAAACCTATCCCAGGATGACATTGACATACTGATGAAATATATCTACAGGGGCTTCGAGTACCCATCCGAGGGATCCAGCGGGCATCTGCTCCTTTGGCATGAGAAAGTTTACAATGTGGGTGGCACTGGCTCCATAGTGAGGGTCCTGTCCGACCGTATGAGAGTTTAG
- the LOC134791123 gene encoding uncharacterized protein LOC134791123 has protein sequence MTKLLILLCCAYYTFASQHSHIIPVENYETELEDLGQHTETHETPVKVIKITKTIAVKIPVPYPVKVIEKVPYPVHVNKPYPVQVPHVIQLPKERTVELRPHHEVHEQAGEEKPHDDYQAEQAPAYDAPSGHEHSYAPLTEHIHVGDGFNYGNNQQVSAFGNDYSQGAPGNSYGAPNEGHSYAGEEGHNYDESKRYNSVKPYHGK, from the exons ATGACG AAACTTTTAATTCTACTGTGCTGCGCATACTACACCTTCGCCTCTCAGCACAGCCATATAATCCCAGTGGAAAACTACGAAACAGAACTAGAGGACTTGGGACAACACACAGAAACACACGAAACGCCTGTCAAAGTAATAAAGATAACCAAAACTATCGCGGTAAAGATTCCAGTGCCATACCCGGTGAAGGTGATTGAGAAAGTGCCGTACCCAGTTCATGTCAATAAACCATATCCCGTACAAGTGCCGCATGTTATTCAGCTGCCTAAGGAGAGGACCGTAGAGCTCAGGCCGCACCATGAGGTCCATGAGCAAGCTGGCGAAGAGAAACCCCATGATGATTACCAAGCGGAACAAGCCCCCGCTTACGACGCGCCTTCAGGACACGAACACTCGTACGCACCATTAACAGAACACATACACGTCGGGGACGGGTTCAACTATGGAAACAATCAGCAGGTGTCGGCGTTCGGAAATGACTATTCCCAAGGCGCTCCAGGGAACTCTTACGGCGCTCCCAACGAAGGACATTCATATGCAGGCGAAGAAGGGCATAATTATGACGAATCAAAACGGTATAACTCAGTTAAGCCATATCATGGAAAATAG